The genomic segment ATCAAGATTTTACGCCTGGAGGTAGCAGAGGGACATGTTCAGAAGGTGAGCGTCGATATGCAAGAGCCTTCGCTGGATGCTCCGGAACTGTTCCGCCCACCGTCATCTGGCATGCTGCATGCCGACGGGAAGTCGTTCAAAGGGACATTTGTGTCGATAGGTAACCCACATTTTGTGGTGATGACGGACAACATTGAGCTGATTGACCTTTCCCATGACGGCAGGTTGCTCTCCATCCACGAGGCGTTCCCTGAAGGGTGCAACATCGAGTTTGTGGAATATCTGGGGAACGACGAGGTGCGGATGCGGGTCTGGGAGCGTGGCAGCGGCATCACGATGGCATGTGGCACGGGAGCCTGTGCCGTAGCGGTAGCCTCCGTCATGCACCGACGCACGGGGCGCACCGTGCGCATTCATGCCGATGGCGGCTGTATGGAAGTGGAATGGCGCGCTGCCGACAACCACCTCCTGCTCACCAGTCCTGCTCGCTTCGTGTTTGAAGGAACAGCTTTTTTGCTAAACGAAAAATAAGGCGCATAGCAGTAGGGCGATATGGAGGAGAAAGTGGTTCATTTATTCTATATGTCTTGTTAAAAGATTCATTTGTCAATACTTTCTTGTGACTTTTATGGGTACTAATATAACGCTATTTTTTATGGAACTTGTTCCAAAAATGTTTGTTGTCAACAACAAAAAAGATATTTCCTGTGTTTATCGGATTGCCATTGCAATGTAAAAAATCATTCAAATTGACGATAATGGTGTCGTTTTTTTTTACTTTTTTTGTAAAACAGACAACAACAACATCGTCATTCCTGATTTTTCCTCGTTCATTAATCAACGTTCCATTTAGATAAACCGTGTATTTTATATCATTGTTTTTATACTTGATAGATAGTTTTTTAGGACTAACGTCAAGAGAATTCGTAATACGATAAACCTGCTTAATCGTAAAACTCACACCACCGAGTGTATTACATTCAACGTCTATTTTTCCACAATCAAATTCAATTTCTTTTTTATATCTATTATCTATCGAAACTAAAAAAATCGGAGGATCGCACGACATAAACGATAAAATAGCTACTGTTATAGAAATGTGTATTAATTTCATGTCTAAATTATTTTACGGATTAAACCAATAATGACCATACTTGTTATACCTTTTATTATTGCTC from the Prevotella sp. Rep29 genome contains:
- the dapF gene encoding diaminopimelate epimerase; its protein translation is MGKSICFSKMEAAGNDYIYIYASQYPVTDPVATAIQWSNRHSGIGSDGLVLIEKSMDGDADFSMRIFNADGSEARMCGNAACCVGRYVYEKGLTNHTIVRLSTRSGIKILRLEVAEGHVQKVSVDMQEPSLDAPELFRPPSSGMLHADGKSFKGTFVSIGNPHFVVMTDNIELIDLSHDGRLLSIHEAFPEGCNIEFVEYLGNDEVRMRVWERGSGITMACGTGACAVAVASVMHRRTGRTVRIHADGGCMEVEWRAADNHLLLTSPARFVFEGTAFLLNEK